One genomic segment of Osmia bicornis bicornis chromosome 16, iOsmBic2.1, whole genome shotgun sequence includes these proteins:
- the LOC114877868 gene encoding ubiquitin-conjugating enzyme E2 J2 isoform X1, whose product MNRTTNSATARLKQDYLRLKKDPVPYVLAEPVPSNILEWYISHYVVKGPEKTPYEGGFYHGKLIFPGEFPFQPPSIYMTTPNGRFKVNTRLCLSISDFHPDTWNPAWSVSTILTGLLSFMIEKSPTLGSINTTDYEKKQLAAQSLEYNLKDKMFCELFPETVEVIKAELEHRKELEKQARHQSTASEVSSLIRDQLQREQSPLHSALTNLIVIIGFAAFAYTVKYVLRSIAME is encoded by the exons ATGAATAGAACAACAAATAGTGCGACGGCAAGACTTAAACAAGATTATTTGCGCCTTAAGAAAGACCCTGTGCCGTACGTTCTTGCAGAACCAGTACCGTCAAATATACTAGAATGGTATATATC GCATTACGTAGTAAAAGGTCCAGAGAAAACCCCTTACGAAGGAGGATTTTATCACGGCAAACTTATATTTCCTGGAGAATTTCCATTCCAGCCTCCTAGCATTTACATGACTACTCCAAATGGCCGATTTAAAGTTAACACAAGACTATGTTTATCCATTTCTGATTTTCATCCTGACACGTGGAACCCAGCATGGAGCGTATCTACTATTCTCACAGGACTACTTAGTTTCATG aTAGAGAAAAGTCCCACCCTAGGAAGCATTAACACAACAGATTATGAAAAGAAACAACTAGCTGCGCAAAGTTTGGAGTATAATTTAAAGGATAAGATGTTCTGTGAACTCTTTCCAGAAACTGTTGAG GTTATAAAAGCCGAACTAGAACACCGAAAAGAATTAGAAAAACAGGCGAGGCATCAGTCGACAGCATCCGAAGTTTCGTCCTTGATACGTGACCAATTACAAAGAGAACAAAGTCCTTTGCATAGTGCACTTACTAATCTCATTGTCATTATAGGCTTTGCAGCATTTGCTTATACAGTTAAATATGTATTAAGGAGCATTGCTATGGAATAA
- the LOC114877868 gene encoding ubiquitin-conjugating enzyme E2 J2 isoform X2, with translation MNRTTNSATARLKQDYLRLKKDPVPYVLAEPVPSNILEWHYVVKGPEKTPYEGGFYHGKLIFPGEFPFQPPSIYMTTPNGRFKVNTRLCLSISDFHPDTWNPAWSVSTILTGLLSFMIEKSPTLGSINTTDYEKKQLAAQSLEYNLKDKMFCELFPETVEVIKAELEHRKELEKQARHQSTASEVSSLIRDQLQREQSPLHSALTNLIVIIGFAAFAYTVKYVLRSIAME, from the exons ATGAATAGAACAACAAATAGTGCGACGGCAAGACTTAAACAAGATTATTTGCGCCTTAAGAAAGACCCTGTGCCGTACGTTCTTGCAGAACCAGTACCGTCAAATATACTAGAATG GCATTACGTAGTAAAAGGTCCAGAGAAAACCCCTTACGAAGGAGGATTTTATCACGGCAAACTTATATTTCCTGGAGAATTTCCATTCCAGCCTCCTAGCATTTACATGACTACTCCAAATGGCCGATTTAAAGTTAACACAAGACTATGTTTATCCATTTCTGATTTTCATCCTGACACGTGGAACCCAGCATGGAGCGTATCTACTATTCTCACAGGACTACTTAGTTTCATG aTAGAGAAAAGTCCCACCCTAGGAAGCATTAACACAACAGATTATGAAAAGAAACAACTAGCTGCGCAAAGTTTGGAGTATAATTTAAAGGATAAGATGTTCTGTGAACTCTTTCCAGAAACTGTTGAG GTTATAAAAGCCGAACTAGAACACCGAAAAGAATTAGAAAAACAGGCGAGGCATCAGTCGACAGCATCCGAAGTTTCGTCCTTGATACGTGACCAATTACAAAGAGAACAAAGTCCTTTGCATAGTGCACTTACTAATCTCATTGTCATTATAGGCTTTGCAGCATTTGCTTATACAGTTAAATATGTATTAAGGAGCATTGCTATGGAATAA
- the LOC114877861 gene encoding protein twist: MQATQPVSLQAQRIQGLYLLDSHDSSGIPHSTGSSASNSPDHYERFSPPTHLMDLSSPPEHRDLPGYQTHHHHHHHHQVLYQQPTYLMYENPEDEKRYQEHPNGKVLRDLQTDYDRRIHDNSPGFLSDHSRDHEQNLYLTPSPQMYSSGGEEIVSRQSQQGYHHVDSVEYKPDVLEYKPDVDQQRYKQLEMSQISEPSSSTKSYIVEGSRNGGKRKRKTSSIENESETESNASSTKSKVRRKSGATFEEVQNQRVMANVRERQRTQSLNEAFAALRKIIPTLPSDKLSKIQTLKLATRYIDFLFQVLHCNMENTDSGDDSGERNSRSAVLAAREITSSSCSYMAHEKLSYAFSVWRMEDDWNSNI, encoded by the exons ATGCAAGCAACGCAGCCAGTGAGTCTCCAGGCGCAGAGGATCCAAGGTCTCTACCTTCTGGACAGCCACGACAGTTCCGGCATTCCCCACAGCACAGGTAGCTCGGCCAGCAACTCCCCTGACCATTACGAGAGATTCTCTCCTCCGACACACCTGATGGATCTGAGCAGTCCTCCGGAACACAGGGACCTGCCAGGGTACCAGACTCACCAtcaccatcatcatcatcatcaagTGTTGTACCAGCAGCCCACCTACCTGATGTACGAGAATCCAGAGGACGAGAAGAGGTACCAGGAGCACCCCAATGGGAAAGTCCTGAGGGACCTCCAGACAGACTACGACAGACGCATCCACGACAATTCTCCAGGCTTTCTGTCGGACCACAGCAGGGACCACGAGCAGAATCTTTACCTGACACCGTCCCCCCAGATGTACTCCTCCGGCGGCGAGGAGATCGTGTCCAGGCAGTCGCAGCAGGGCTACCACCACGTGGACTCCGTGGAGTACAAGCCTGACGTCCTGGAGTACAAGCCGGACGTTGATCAGCAGAGGTACAAGCAGCTGGAGATGAGTCAGATCAGTGAACCGTCTTCCTCGACCAAGAGCTACATTGTTGAGGGGTCCAGGAACGGTGgcaagaggaagaggaagaccAGTAGTATCGAGAACGAGTCCGAGACGGAGAGCAACGCTTCATCCACGAAGAGCAAGGTGAGAAGAAAGAGCGGTGCTACCTTCGAGGAGGTGCAGAACCAAAGGGTGATGGCCAACGTCAGGGAGAGGCAGAGGACACAGAGCTTGAACGAGGCCTTCGCAGCCCTGAGGAAGATCATACCAACGTTGCCTAGCGACAAGCTGAGCAAGATACAGACGCTGAAGCTGGCCACGAGGTACATCGACTTCCTGTTCCAGGTGTTGCACTGCAACATGGAGAACACCGACAGCGGAGACGACAGTG GAGAAAGAAATTCAAGAAGTGCAGTATTGGCAGCCAGAGAAATAACTTCATCTTCCTGCAGCTATATGGCCCATGAAAAACTCTCCTATGCCTTCAGTGTATGGAGAATGGAGGACGACTGGAACTCGAACATATGA